A genomic window from Brassica oleracea var. oleracea cultivar TO1000 chromosome C8, BOL, whole genome shotgun sequence includes:
- the LOC106310447 gene encoding uncharacterized protein LOC106310447, protein MFGRLRPPPSSPDSLERYPAKIIKDDPLSVYESTLLKLKQGSRLDTVGPSPETEFENPPSSSDTQREAHDDVSLCNGSDDAIMGIDSGSCVKKKNPSVLSMFCRYKNQAQARNLSHTVDTTTTETECAL, encoded by the exons ATGTTTGGGAGGCTAAGACCGCCGCCATCTTCGCCGGACAGTCTAGAGAGATATCCAGCGAAGATCATCAAAGACGATCCTCTCTCAGTCTACG AGTCAACACTGCTTAAGCTTAAGCAAGGCTCAAGACTGGACACTGTTGGTCCTTCTCCAGAAACAGAGTTTGAGAATCCGCCTTCATCTTCAGATACACAGAGAGAAGCTCATGATGATGTGTCTCTGTGCAATGGCTCTGATGATGCAATAATGGGTATAGACTCGGGTTCTTGTGTAAAGAAGAAGAATCCGTCAGTGCTATCTATGTTTTGCAGGTACAAGAATCAAGCTCAGGCACGAAACTTGTCACACACCGTGGATACCACAACGACAGAGACTGAGTGTGCTTTGTAA